A genomic region of Mus musculus strain C57BL/6J chromosome 7, GRCm38.p6 C57BL/6J contains the following coding sequences:
- the Polg gene encoding DNA polymerase subunit gamma-1 isoform 2 (isoform 2 is encoded by transcript variant 2) has product MRVTPKLMALTWDGFPLHYSDSHGWGYLVPGRRDNLTEPPVSPTVESAAVTCPYRAIESLYRKHCLEQGKQQLEPQEVDLAEEFLLTDSSAMWQTVEELGCLDVEAEAKMENSGLSQPLVLPAACAPKSSQPTYHHGNGPYNDVNIPGCWFFKLPHKDGNNYNVGSPFAKDFLPKMEDGTLQAGPGGASGPRALEINKMISFWRNAHKRISSQMVVWLPRSALPRVVTRHPSFDEEGHYGAILPQVVTAGTITRRAVEPTWLTASNARPDRVGSELKAMVQAPPGYVLVGADVDSQELWIAAVLGDAHFAGMHGCTAFGWMTLQGRKSRGTDLHSKTAATVGISREHAKIFNYGRIYGAGQSFAERLLMQFNHRLTRQEAAEKAQQMYAVTKGLRRYRLSADGEWLVKQLNLPVDRTEDGWVSLQDLRMIRREASRKSRWKKWEVASERAWTGGTESEMFNKLESIAMSDTPRTPVLGCCISRALEPSVVQGEFITSRVNWVVQSSAVDYLHLMLVAMKWLFEEFAIDGRFCISIHDEVRYLVREEDRYRAALALQITNLLTRCMFAYKLGLNDLPQSVAFFSAVDIDQCLRKEVTMDCKTPSNPTGMERRYGIPQGEALDIYQIIELTKGSLEKRSQPGP; this is encoded by the exons AGCCATCGAGTCCTTATACAGGAAGCACTGCCTTGAACAGGGGAAGCAGCAATTGGAGCCCCAGGAGGTAGACCTGGCTGAGGAGTTCTTACTCACTGACAGTAGTGCCATGTGGCAAACG GTAGAAGAACTGGGCTGCTTAGACGTAGAGGCTGAGGCCAAGATGGAGAATTCAGGGCTGAGCCAACCTCTAGTTCTG CCTGCTGCTTGTGCCCCCAAATCCAGCCAGCCCACGTATCACCATGGCAACGGACCTTATAATGATGTGAATATCCCTGGTTGCTGGTTTTTCAAGCTGCCTCACAAG GACGGTAACAACTACAATGTGGGCAGTCCCTTTGCCAAAGATTTCCTGCCCAAGATGGAGGATGGCACCCTGCAGGCTGGCCCAGGAGGTGCCAGTGGGCCTCGTGccctggaaataaataaaatgatttctttttggaggaatgCTCATAAACGTATCAG TTCCCAGATGGTGGTATGGCTCCCCAGGTCAGCTCTGCCCCGGGTTGTGACCAG GCACCCCAGCTTCGATGAGGAAGGCCACTATGGGGCCATCCTACCCCAGGTGGTGACTGCTGGCACCATCACCCGTCGAGCTGTGGAGCCCACGTGGCTCACTGCCAGTAATGCTCGG CCTGACCGGGTAGGCAGTGAGTTGAAAGCCATGGTGCAGGCTCCACCTGGCTATGTCCTTGTGGGTGCTGATGTGGACTCACAGGAACTGTGGATCGCAGCTGTACTTGGAGATGCTCACTTTGCTGGGATGCATG GCTGCACGGCCTTTGGCTGGATGACTCTGCAGGGCAGGAAGAGCAGAGGCACTGATCTGCACAGCAAGACAGCTGCCACTGTGGGCATCAGCCGAGAGCATGCCAAAATCTTCAACTATGGCCGCATCTATGGGGCTGGGCAGTCCTTTGCTGAGCGCCTACTGATGCAGTTCAACCACAGGCTCACAAGGCAGGAGGCAGCTGAGAAGGCCCAGCAGATGTATGCAGTCACAAAAGGCCTGCGCCG GTATCGGCTGTCTGCGGATGGTGAGTGGCTGGTGAAACAGTTGAATCTTCCTGTGGACAGGACAGAGGACGGCTGGGTCTCCCTACAAGATCTTCGAATGATCCGAAGAGAAGCTTCAAGGAA GTCACGATGGAAGAAGTGGGAGGTAGCCTCTGAACGAGCATGGACAGGGGGCACAGAGTCAGAAATGTTTAATAAGCTGGAGAGTATTGCCATGTCTGATACACCACGTACCCCAGTACTGGGCTGCTGCATCAGCAGAGCCTTGGAGCCCTCAGTTGTCCAGGGAGAG TTTATAACCAGTCGTGTGAACTGGGTGGTACAGAGCTCTGCTGTAGACTACTTACATCTCATGCTTGTGGCCATGAAGTGGCTGTTTGAGGAATTTGCCATTGATGGGCGCTTCTGCATCAGCATCCACGACGAGGTTCGCTACCTGGTGCGTGAGGAGGACCGCTACCGTGCCGCCCTGGCACTGCAGATCACCAATCTCCTGACCAG GTGCATGTTTGCCTATAAGCTGGGTCTGAATGATCTGCCCCAGTCAGTCGCCTTTTTCAGTGCAGTAGACATTGACCAGTGCCTCAGGAAGGAAGTGACCATGGACTGTAAAACTCCTTCTAACCCAACTGGGATGGAAAGGAGATATGGGATCCCCCAGG GTGAAGCACTGGATATTTACCAGATAATTGAACTCACCAAAGGCTCCTTGGAAAAACGAAGCCAGCCTGGACCCTAG